Proteins from a genomic interval of Chiloscyllium punctatum isolate Juve2018m unplaced genomic scaffold, sChiPun1.3 scaffold_518, whole genome shotgun sequence:
- the prdx5 gene encoding peroxiredoxin-5, mitochondrial — MSQLYQRLCGSVGRSLRHIHRVSAATMPIKVGDKLPAVDVHEGDPHSIVNTAELFKGKRGILFGVPGAFTPACTKSHLPSYIEKCEELKKKGIEIIACISVNDAFVMSAWGKDQKADGKVRMLADPCGTFTRALGLELDKEPLITALGTKRCQRFVMLLEDGVVRELQVEPDGTGINCSLASHALKLV, encoded by the exons ATGAGCCAGCTGTACCAGAGGCTTTGCGGATCGGTCGGCAGGAGCTTGAGGCACATTCACCGCGTTTCAGCCGCAACCATGCCCATCAAG GTCGGGGATAAGCTGCCCGCTGTGGACGTCCATGAGGGAGACCCTCACTCCATCGTCAACACGGCAGAGCTCTTCAAAGGGAAGAGGGGGATTCTGTTTGGAGTTCCTGGGGCGTTTACTCCAGCATGTACGAAG tctcaCCTGCCCAGCTACATTGAGAAGTGTGAAGAGCTCAAGAAGAAGGGCATTGAGATCATTGCCTGTATATCCGTCAACGATGCCTTCGTCATGAGTGCCTGGGGCAAGGACCAGAAAGCTGATGGCAAG gtgCGAATGCTGGCTGATCCTTGTGGGACATTCACACGG GCCTTGGGTCTCGAACTTGATAAGGAGCCACTTATCACCGCACTGGGGACCAAGAGGTGCCAGAG GTTTGTTATGCTGCTGGAAGATGGAGTGGTGAGAGAACTGCAGGTCGAACCAGATGGTACTGGCATCAACTGCAGTCTGGCCTCCCACGCTCTGAAACTCGTCTGA